The DNA sequence AAGATCCTGCGCGCGGGGCAGCTCCCGGCGACGACGCTCGTCTCCCCCTCGATGCCGCGCTACCGCCCGCCGGAGGGGCTCGGCTACGACCCCGCGGAGGCCCGGCGCCTCCTCGCGGAGGCGGGATATCCCGGCGGCGAACGGTTCCCCGAAACGCGCATCCTCTTCAACACGAGCGAGGCGCACAAACAGATCGCGGTGGAGATGCAGGCGATCTGGAAGGAGAATCTCGGGATACAGGTGGAGCTCGAGAACCAGGAGTGGGGCACCTACCTGAACAGCGAGAGCGCACTCGACTACTGGATCTCACGGGCCGGGTGGGTGGCCGACTACCCGGATCCGAACACCTTCCTGGACATGTTCGTCACGGGCGGCGGCAACAACCGCACCGGCTGGGGGAACGCCCGCTACGACGAACTCATCGCCGCGGCGGGAGGCGAGCGCGACGAGAAGCGGCGGATGGACCTTCTCCGCGAGGCCGAGCGGATCCTCGTGGTGGACGAGGTGCCGATACTGCCGATATACTACTACGTCTCGCTCAGCCTGTACGACGCGGACCGCATCGGGGGGATCCTGCCGAACCCGCTCGACGAACACCCGCTCAAGCACGTCTTCATCAGATGACGGCCGGGGAGGATGCGCGGTGCTGATCTACATCCTGCGGCGGATCCTCTGGATGATCCCGACCCTCTGGGCGGTGGCCACGCTCGCCTTCTTCTTCATGCGGGCGGCCCCCGGGGGGCCGTTCGACTCCGAGCGGAAGCTCCCCCCGAGCATCGAGAGGAACGTCAAGGCCAAGTACCACTACGACGAGCCGCTATTCCGGCAGTACCTCCGCTATCTCGCGGGGCTCGCCCGTCTCGACCTCGGCCCCTCGCTGAAGCTCCAGGGGAGGACGGTGAACGAGATCATCGCGCAGGCGCTGCCCTATTCGCTCGCCCTCGGGGGGCTCGCCCTCGGCCTCGCCCTCCTCCTCGGCGTCATCCTGGGGAGCGTGGCCGCCGTGCACCGGAACGGCCCGCTCGACCACGTCGTGATGGTGGTGGCGCTGGCGGGGATCTCGATCCCGACCTTCGTGATCGGCCCGCTTCTGATCATCGTCTTCGTCTTCGTGCTGCGGCTCCTCCCGGTGGCGGGGTGGGGCGGCGCCGCGCACCTCCTGATGCCGGTCCTCACCCTCGCGGCGCCGTTCACCGCCTACGTGGCGCGCCTGATGCGGGCGGGGATGCTCGACGTGCTGCACCAGCCGTTCATCCGGGCGGCGCGGGCCAAGGGGGCGGGGGAGACGGCGATCGTCTGCCGGCACGCCCTGAAGGTCGCCGTGCTGCCCGTGGTCACCTTCCTGGGGCCCGCGAGCGC is a window from the Chlamydiota bacterium genome containing:
- a CDS encoding ABC transporter permease — its product is MLIYILRRILWMIPTLWAVATLAFFFMRAAPGGPFDSERKLPPSIERNVKAKYHYDEPLFRQYLRYLAGLARLDLGPSLKLQGRTVNEIIAQALPYSLALGGLALGLALLLGVILGSVAAVHRNGPLDHVVMVVALAGISIPTFVIGPLLIIVFVFVLRLLPVAGWGGAAHLLMPVLTLAAPFTAYVARLMRAGMLDVLHQPFIRAARAKGAGETAIVCRHALKVAVLPVVTFLGPASAQLLTGSVVVEKIFNLPGLGRFFVNSAFNRDHTVALGVALLYCVMLLVFNLIVDISYAWLDPRIRYR